One Engystomops pustulosus chromosome 7, aEngPut4.maternal, whole genome shotgun sequence DNA window includes the following coding sequences:
- the LOC140070082 gene encoding protein kinase C delta type-like produces the protein MKHSRKRKRDVRSDREEEIPPHKKRVPLIIPEPNDEKKPPTTSSGLPEDQTSHKGGVYESAVLKRPQDGEKKREVRKRQREETGLTSTSDCLSESRNFKRQRRNSKVKTGEPEPGPSGGVDGAAAPLRLEDLTFHKELGSGSYGKVMSASHPSCREKLAVKMVKKRVLLEEDRDSILTERQVLEDTAQSHLFTHCFSTLQNQDYMFFVMECITGGELRDFIQQRAPCDIETIRFISAEIICGLQYLHERGIIHRDLKPENILMDSDGHIKIADFGLAATNIHPSMKISDLAGTVGYMAPEVQQRKNYNSSVDFFSFGVILYELATGHFPFHKGSNSNKVLRSIQKFKCPKNLDPQIKNILEGVFCKSPTKRKRFCETIRQHPFFADINWSDVSSGRAQPPYVMGPVENTKALLEHRYDLLSGQSLCR, from the exons ATGAAGCATTCGAGAAAGAGAAAACGTGATGTGCGGAGCGATAGGGAGGAGGAAATCCCACCTCACAAGAAGAGGGTTCCACTAATTATACCGGAACCTAATGATGAGAAGAAGCCCCCCACAACATCATCAGGGCTTCCGGAAGACCAGACCTCCCATAAGGGAGGAGTATATGAGAGCGCCGTCTTAAAGAGACCCCAAGATGGCGAGAAGAAGAGGGAAGTccggaagagacagagagaggagacaggtcTGACATCTACATCCGACTGTCTGTCCGAAAGCCGGAACTTCAAGAGACAAAGGAGAAACAGCAAAGTGAAGACAG GAGAACCTGAGCCCGGTCCatcaggaggagtagatggagcggCCGCCCCTCTCAGGCTGGAAGATCTGACTTTCCATAAGGAGCTGGGATCAGGCAGTTATGGAAAG gtGATGTCGGCTTCGCACCCCTCCTGCAGGGAAAAacttgcagtgaaaatggtaaagaaGAGGGTGTTACTGGAAGAGGATAGAGACTCCATCCTCACCGAGCGCCAGGTCCTGGAAGACACAGCGCAAAGTCATCTCTTTACCCATTGCTTCTCCACCTTACAGAACCAG GATTACATGTTTTTTGTGATGGAGTGCATCACTGGAGGAGAACTCCGGGATTTTATCCAGCAGAGAGCCCCATGTGACATCGAGACCATCAGATTCATTTCAGCTGAGATCATCTGCGGGCTGCAGTATCTGCACGAGAGGGGCATCATACATCG AGATCTAAAACCTGAAAATATCCTCATGGACAGCGACGGCCACATAAAGATAGCAGATTTTGGCCTGGCAGCCACCAACATCCATCCCTCCATGAAGATCTCGGATCTTGCAGGGACTGTCGGCTACATGGCCCCGGAG GTTCAGCAGAGAAAGAACTACAACTCCAGCGTAGACTTCTTCTCATTTGGGGTGATCCTCTATGAACTGGCCACGGGACACTTTCCTTTCCACAAGGGAAGCAACTCAAATAAAGTCTTGAGATCCATCCAGAAATTTAAGTGTCCCAAGAACCTGGATCCACAGATAAAGAACATCCTAGAGGGG GTTTTCTGCAAGTCACCTACAAAGCGGAAGAGGTTCTGCGAAACAATACGCCAACATCCGTTTTTTGCAGACATCAACTGGTCGGATGTATCATCAGGAAGAgcgcagcctccatatgttatggGACCA GTGGAGAACACTAAAGCTCTGCTGGAGCACAGATACGATCTACTCTCAGGACAATCATTGTGCAGATaa